In Xenorhabdus griffiniae, the genomic window CCCATCCCGGCTTTTCAGGTGATAGGGAATACCGATTAATGGCTTGCCCTGATTATCCAATAACTGAAATTCCAGCCAGTGTTTGAATGTATTGCAGGGAACACAATCTAATCTTCCTGTGTCACTCATTCGATTAATCCTTTATTGATTAAGTACGTTGTGCATCAATCTCGCTTCCTGCCAGAAAGTCATGGAGGGTCAGCGCCTGTAAACGTGAACCCTGTTGGCGGTGCTGACGCAGCCATTTTTCAAGGTTACGGATCAAAGTACCTTCGGGCGTATCCCGTTTCAGTGCCAGTTCGCCCTGTGCTTCCCACAGTTCATACATCAGCGTTTTTGCGAGTCCTTCCAGTGCAAAATCGGATTGCTCCCACGCTGCAATCAGATGCGGCTCCAGTACAAAAGGGCGTTCAATCTGGCTGAACGGGCATTGTGCCGGTCGAAGAAAAACCGTCGGTTCAGGCATATCCACCATCAGCTCAGTGATCGGGTTAAGCAGAGATGTCCAGTCTGTCGGCTGCATCGCGGGCATCAATACCCGCAGAATACGCGTATCCATGAGCCGGAAGACGACCTGTTCATCTCGCAGGGTCACGAGCTGGTGACGTTGCCAGTGATCCAGTTGTGCCTGCCAGCCCGTATCGCTACGGTATGCCCAGCCCCAACTGCCGTCACTGAACGCGTGGTGGTCGAGCAGACTAGCAAACATGGACAGACAGTCCATTTTCGGCTGAATAAGCCACGACCCCTGCTCCATCAAGTGAGCAAGCGATGTACCGCTATACAGGGGAAAAGCCTGTTCAACCCAGTTGTTCACATAGAGCGTGTTGACAGGATTAGGCACCGAAAGCGGGTTGATCATCAGGTAAACTGGCGGTTTGTCAGATCCGCCCAGCCAGGTTGCCCAGCTTGTTTTTTGGATAGAATCAATCATGACTGCCCTCCCTGCGGGGATTTAATCACCCAGGCAGCATTCTCCTGAGCCTGCAATGCACAATATTTTTTGACCGGAAATTCCACCATTGGCAATGGCTCCACACCTTCCGGTAATTGCAGTGAAATACCGCGACCGCTGCCGCCTGAACCTTGTCCAACATTAATCGGTGAGCAGAGAATGCCACCCGGTGTAACTTTGAGAAAACTGCCGCCCACTTTCAGGGTGATTTCTGCTGCCGCTTCCAGTACGACTTTGCCGCCACTTTTCAGGTGGATTTCCTGCCCGCTGTCAATCACGGTCGCATCGCCAGTCTGGATATGCTGGCTGCCGGCAATCCGGTGTGACACGTCCCCTTCGGTG contains:
- a CDS encoding DUF4123 domain-containing protein, with amino-acid sequence MIDSIQKTSWATWLGGSDKPPVYLMINPLSVPNPVNTLYVNNWVEQAFPLYSGTSLAHLMEQGSWLIQPKMDCLSMFASLLDHHAFSDGSWGWAYRSDTGWQAQLDHWQRHQLVTLRDEQVVFRLMDTRILRVLMPAMQPTDWTSLLNPITELMVDMPEPTVFLRPAQCPFSQIERPFVLEPHLIAAWEQSDFALEGLAKTLMYELWEAQGELALKRDTPEGTLIRNLEKWLRQHRQQGSRLQALTLHDFLAGSEIDAQRT